A stretch of the Odontesthes bonariensis isolate fOdoBon6 chromosome 5, fOdoBon6.hap1, whole genome shotgun sequence genome encodes the following:
- the LOC142380525 gene encoding uncharacterized protein LOC142380525, translating to MCETKFGHWYTPSRRPLLQPTFSLDSVSAPPTPPPPHHCHQNQRFASQLSLCIGSSHPPSPCISSHPPTPPLCSPPLKFSHHFPSSGGLEPHSSSCPSSTCYKYSLLNPESNSHPSLLFQAQTMYSSPLTYSDSLSNDSCPHKTNCQANVHMLSSSLSNSHPWNFSPLLSQTSLYCDSLPCSMSSVCPYTPQNIQSKSNSNPETPPLPRFHPDRQTNPNAPHQPDSNTQTKHPAVQSCGRPQLVPPHAEKALPVFSAFSLSSTHRHLPSTMSSLPVTTNKPCSAMSKPLEGMITK from the exons ATGTGTGAAACTAAATTTGGTCACTGGTATACA CCCAGCCGTCGTCCCCTCCTGCAGCCCACCTTCAGTCTGGATTCTGTTTCTGCACCTcctactcctcctcctcctcatcattgCCATCAAAACCAGCGCTTTGCCTCACAGCTTTCCCTCTGTATTGGAAGCTCTCATCCACCATCCCCCTGCATCTCATCTCACCCGCCCACTCCCCCTCTCTGCTCGCCACCTCTGAAATTTTCCCATCACTTTCCCTCTTCTGGCGGCCTAGAGCCTCACTCATCTTCTTGCCCAAGCAGCACTTGCTACAAATACTCTTTGTTAAATCCTGAATCAAACTCTCATCCCTCTTTGCTGTTCCAAGCGCAAACTATGTACTCTTCACCTCTCACATATTCAGACAGCCTGTCCAACGACAGCTGCCCCCACAAGACAAATTGTCAAGCTAATGTTCACATGCTAAGCTCTTCCCTGTCAAACTCCCATCCCTGGAACTTCTCTCCACTCCTTTCCCAAACTAGTCTGTACTGTGACTCACTGCCCTGCAGCATGTCCAGCGTCTGTCCCTACACCCCCCAAAATattcagtcaaagtcaaattccAATCCTGAAACCCCGCCACTGCCCAGATTTCACCCTGACAGACAGACTAATCCTAATGCCCCACACCAACCCGACTCCAACACCCAGACCAAACACCCTGCTGTGCAGTCATGCGGGAGGCCCCAGCTGGTCCCTCCTCACGCTGAGAAAGCGCTTCCAGTGTTCTCAGCCTTTAGTCTGTCCTCCACCCACCGTCACCTACCCAGCACAATGTCCAGCCTCCCGGTAACTACGAACAAGCCCTGCTCTGCTATGTCTAAACCCCTTGAAGGCATGATAACAAAATAA